From Streptomyces sp. GSL17-111, one genomic window encodes:
- a CDS encoding FecCD family ABC transporter permease gives MAPGAGRVRPRAARRLGALAALAVLVAAADLLAGRSLDTATVLDVLTGGGDPTARHIVLNLRLPRLLVALGAGAALGLAGLVLQSALRNPLAGPEVTGVTPGAVLGAVTATGLGFAGWESPAAVCAAATVGGFTGAGLLWLLAGRDRGDPAGTAVHGVLVSAVLGGLTAMVLLVAPGELGSVVQWLVGSTEGRVWAHWHLLWPWLLVWAAAVWLLAGPLTLLRLGDEPAAAAGLATGRARALALLCAVALTAGAVSSVGALGFVGLLVPHLAVALFGADLRYALPGAALTGAVVVCGADALAQVLSRHLATWLDADRLTLPVGALTTCLGAGLLLVVVRRAPDRTF, from the coding sequence GTGGCGCCGGGCGCCGGACGCGTGCGGCCCCGCGCCGCCCGGCGACTGGGCGCGCTCGCCGCCCTGGCCGTGCTGGTGGCCGCCGCCGACCTGCTGGCCGGGCGGTCGTTGGACACCGCCACGGTGCTGGACGTGCTGACCGGCGGGGGCGACCCGACCGCGCGGCACATCGTGCTGAACCTGCGCCTGCCCCGCCTGCTCGTGGCGCTGGGCGCGGGCGCCGCGCTGGGGCTGGCCGGCCTGGTGCTCCAGTCGGCGCTGCGCAATCCGCTCGCCGGGCCGGAGGTCACCGGCGTCACCCCGGGCGCGGTGCTCGGGGCGGTGACCGCGACCGGGCTCGGCTTCGCGGGCTGGGAGTCGCCGGCCGCCGTCTGCGCCGCCGCGACCGTCGGCGGGTTCACCGGCGCGGGACTGCTGTGGCTGCTGGCCGGGCGGGACCGGGGCGACCCGGCGGGCACCGCCGTGCACGGCGTCCTCGTCTCGGCGGTTCTCGGCGGGCTCACCGCGATGGTCCTGCTCGTCGCGCCGGGCGAGTTGGGCAGCGTGGTGCAGTGGCTCGTCGGCAGCACCGAGGGCCGGGTGTGGGCGCACTGGCACCTGCTGTGGCCCTGGCTGCTGGTCTGGGCGGCGGCCGTCTGGCTGCTGGCGGGCCCGCTGACGCTGCTGCGGCTCGGCGACGAACCGGCCGCCGCGGCCGGACTCGCCACCGGACGGGCCCGGGCGCTCGCCCTGCTGTGCGCCGTCGCGCTGACGGCGGGAGCCGTCTCGTCCGTCGGCGCGCTCGGCTTCGTCGGCCTGCTGGTGCCGCACCTGGCCGTCGCGCTCTTCGGCGCCGACCTGCGGTACGCCCTGCCCGGCGCCGCGCTGACCGGTGCCGTCGTGGTGTGCGGGGCCGACGCGCTGGCCCAGGTGCTTTCCCGGCACCTGGCCACCTGGCTGGACGCCGACCGGCTGACGCTGCCCGTCGGCGCGCTCACCACCTGCCTCGGGGCCGGGCTGCTGCTCGTGGTGGTGCGCCGCGCCCCGGACCGTACGTTCTGA